From the Magnetococcales bacterium genome, one window contains:
- a CDS encoding SoxR reducing system RseC family protein, with amino-acid sequence MIREEVIVVAAEGDRVVVVGQRQGSCGSCHQEGACTTLSLGAGKKEIRLEAQNLAGAEVGDRVLLEISERYFLRASFLVYVVPVIALFVGGILFRALALAFGIPLATAEGVGGAMGLALMLAFFFGLKRFEGRLRGEEMPVVRTILAGPAGRAMENRVVPLQFHPRRDDQR; translated from the coding sequence ATGATTCGAGAAGAGGTAATCGTCGTCGCCGCGGAGGGAGACCGGGTGGTCGTCGTGGGTCAACGTCAGGGGAGTTGCGGTTCCTGCCATCAAGAAGGGGCCTGCACGACACTGTCCCTGGGGGCCGGAAAAAAAGAGATTCGTCTGGAGGCGCAAAACCTGGCCGGCGCCGAAGTCGGCGACCGGGTGCTTCTGGAAATTTCCGAACGTTATTTTCTGCGGGCCTCGTTTCTGGTTTATGTCGTTCCGGTCATCGCCCTTTTCGTCGGCGGTATTCTCTTTCGTGCCCTGGCGCTTGCGTTTGGCATTCCCCTGGCCACCGCCGAGGGGGTGGGCGGGGCGATGGGCTTGGCCCTGATGCTGGCATTCTTTTTCGGGTTGAAGCGATTCGAGGGGCGGCTGCGGGGGGAGGAAATGCCGGTCGTCCGGACCATTCTCGCGGGTCCGGCGGGGCGGGCAATGGAAAACAGGGTGGTTCCTCTTCAGTTTCATCCCCGCCGTGACGATCAGAGGTAG
- a CDS encoding zf-HC2 domain-containing protein: MGCNPELVSAFLDGELDGIIVNSVTEHLLVCDHCCRTLDRMATIKGGVGDRFMLCHPEDLTNSVMSAISNERIGPPSRGMMAFLKKIGFTLLLCLFPWSGQVF, translated from the coding sequence ATGGGGTGCAATCCTGAGCTTGTCTCCGCTTTTCTCGACGGTGAACTGGATGGGATTATCGTCAATTCGGTGACGGAACATCTCCTTGTCTGCGATCATTGTTGTCGCACCTTGGATCGGATGGCGACGATCAAGGGGGGGGTGGGCGACCGGTTCATGTTATGCCATCCGGAAGACCTGACCAACTCGGTCATGAGCGCCATCAGCAATGAACGGATCGGACCGCCGTCCAGAGGGATGATGGCGTTTTTGAAAAAAATCGGTTTTACTTTGTTGTTGTGTTTGTTTCCCTGGAGTGGGCAGGTTTTCTGA
- a CDS encoding sigma-70 family RNA polymerase sigma factor, translated as MSEGDKILVERTIKGDQKAFELLVRRYQGKIASVIARSVRDPDKVRDLTQETFIKAYRALNHFRGDSAFYTWLYRIAVNTTKNHQIAASRAPLENDIDDVELVAPQLRDNNTPEKLVLRDEMLRNLENALNTLSDSMKSVIIMRDVNGYSYEEIARSLDCPIGTVRSRIYRARQEIIDRMQKYMGPSST; from the coding sequence GTGAGCGAAGGTGATAAAATTCTTGTGGAGCGGACGATCAAGGGCGATCAGAAGGCCTTTGAACTCCTTGTGCGGCGCTATCAGGGAAAAATCGCCTCCGTCATCGCCCGTTCGGTCCGTGATCCCGACAAGGTGCGGGATCTGACCCAGGAAACCTTCATCAAGGCCTATCGTGCCCTGAATCATTTTCGCGGCGATTCCGCGTTCTACACCTGGCTCTATCGCATCGCCGTCAATACGACCAAGAATCACCAGATCGCCGCCTCCAGGGCCCCTTTGGAGAACGATATCGACGACGTTGAACTGGTGGCGCCGCAGTTGCGCGACAACAATACCCCTGAAAAACTCGTCCTGCGTGACGAAATGCTCAGGAATCTGGAAAACGCCTTGAACACTCTTTCCGATTCCATGAAGTCGGTCATCATCATGCGCGACGTCAACGGTTACTCCTACGAGGAAATCGCCCGGTCCCTCGATTGTCCCATCGGTACGGTACGCTCGCGCATCTACCGGGCGCGGCAGGAGATCATCGATCGCATGCAAAAATACATGGGACCATCTTCCACATGA
- the nadB gene encoding L-aspartate oxidase has translation MESTQNKPHKQNDRIITDFLVIGGGVAGLDLSLRLAQLGTVQLLTKTEAEESNSSHAQGGIAAVLDSEDRFEHHIDDTLLAGAGLCHRDTVRLVVENGARSIHRLIELGVPFTRTPEGPCHLTREGGHSNRRVVHFADATGKAVVQTLLERVQQHPNIQLLQNHLAIDLITSHKTGRFAPDQANRCLGCYSLDLNNDRVITQQARFTTLATGGAGKVYLYTSNPDIATGDGIAMAYRAGCRVANMEFIQFHPTCLFHPKAKSFLISEAVRGEGGILVLADGDRFMERHHPRRELAPRDIVARAIDFEMKRTGDDCVFLDITAKGESFIREHFPNIHAKCLDLGIDMVREPIPVVPAAHYTCGGVLTNLDGTTDIENLFAVGEVSHTGLHGANRLASNSLLECLVFSEAVAQTIKGRLDPGDCAHRIPLPPWDNFDTHMCEEAVLISHNWDEIRRFMSNYVGIVRSDSRLARARRRIELLQQEINEYYWNCRITRDLLELRNIALVASLIIRSAIHRKESRGLHFNTNHPKRDDDQWAKDSILPIHE, from the coding sequence ATGGAATCCACCCAGAACAAACCGCACAAGCAAAACGACCGGATCATCACCGATTTCCTGGTCATCGGAGGAGGCGTCGCCGGTCTGGATCTGTCCCTGCGCCTGGCGCAACTGGGCACGGTGCAGTTGCTCACCAAGACCGAAGCGGAGGAATCCAACAGCAGCCATGCCCAGGGCGGCATCGCCGCGGTTCTGGATTCGGAGGACCGGTTCGAGCATCACATCGACGATACCCTGCTCGCAGGCGCGGGGTTGTGCCATCGGGATACCGTGCGTCTGGTGGTGGAAAACGGCGCCCGGTCCATCCATCGCCTGATCGAACTGGGTGTCCCCTTCACCCGCACCCCCGAGGGCCCCTGTCATCTGACGCGGGAAGGGGGACATTCCAATCGGCGCGTGGTTCACTTTGCCGATGCCACCGGAAAGGCGGTCGTGCAAACCCTCCTTGAACGGGTCCAGCAGCATCCCAACATACAACTGTTGCAAAATCATCTGGCCATCGATCTGATCACGTCGCACAAGACCGGGCGCTTCGCCCCCGATCAGGCCAATCGCTGCCTCGGCTGCTACAGCCTCGATCTGAACAACGACCGGGTCATCACCCAACAGGCCCGGTTCACCACTCTGGCCACCGGAGGAGCGGGAAAGGTGTACCTCTACACCTCCAACCCCGACATCGCCACCGGTGACGGAATCGCCATGGCCTATCGAGCGGGTTGCCGGGTGGCCAATATGGAATTCATCCAGTTCCACCCCACCTGCCTGTTCCACCCCAAGGCCAAATCCTTTCTCATCTCCGAAGCGGTCCGCGGCGAGGGCGGCATCCTGGTCCTGGCGGACGGCGACCGGTTCATGGAACGGCACCATCCACGCCGGGAACTGGCGCCCCGCGACATCGTCGCCCGCGCCATCGATTTTGAAATGAAAAGAACCGGCGACGATTGCGTCTTTCTCGACATCACCGCCAAGGGGGAATCCTTCATCCGCGAACATTTTCCCAACATTCACGCCAAATGCCTCGATCTGGGCATCGACATGGTGCGGGAACCGATCCCCGTCGTACCCGCGGCGCACTACACCTGCGGCGGTGTCCTGACCAACCTCGATGGCACCACCGACATCGAAAACCTGTTCGCCGTCGGCGAGGTCAGCCATACCGGACTGCATGGCGCCAACCGTCTTGCCTCCAACAGCCTTCTGGAATGCCTTGTCTTTTCCGAGGCAGTCGCGCAAACCATCAAGGGCAGACTCGATCCGGGAGATTGCGCCCATCGCATTCCCCTGCCCCCCTGGGACAACTTCGATACCCATATGTGCGAGGAGGCGGTCCTCATCTCGCACAACTGGGACGAAATCCGGCGCTTCATGAGCAACTACGTCGGCATCGTCCGTTCCGATTCCCGCCTTGCCCGAGCGCGGCGGCGCATCGAACTGTTGCAACAGGAAATCAACGAATATTACTGGAACTGCCGCATCACCCGCGATCTTCTGGAGCTGCGCAACATCGCGCTCGTGGCGTCACTCATCATCCGCAGTGCCATCCATCGCAAGGAAAGCCGTGGTCTGCACTTCAACACCAATCATCCCAAACGCGACGATGACCAGTGGGCCAAGGATTCCATCCTTCCCATTCATGAATGA
- a CDS encoding acylphosphatase, with product MEHSSPTTPCRTLVISGRVQGVWYRASTQRKAQELGLSGWVENQPDGTVLVLVSGPHPKVEALIDWCRQGPPGARVERVEIGECPEPAAHQATDGFVIRRR from the coding sequence ATGGAACATTCATCCCCGACCACGCCGTGCCGCACCCTCGTCATCTCGGGCCGCGTCCAGGGTGTCTGGTACCGCGCCTCCACCCAGAGGAAGGCCCAGGAACTGGGACTTTCCGGCTGGGTCGAAAACCAGCCCGACGGCACCGTCCTGGTCCTTGTCTCGGGCCCCCACCCCAAAGTCGAGGCCCTGATCGACTGGTGCCGCCAGGGTCCCCCCGGGGCACGGGTCGAACGGGTCGAAATCGGGGAATGCCCCGAACCCGCCGCACACCAGGCAACGGATGGATTCGTGATCCGGCGCCGATAA